One part of the Actinomycetota bacterium genome encodes these proteins:
- a CDS encoding class E sortase, translating to MREPWPAGRRPGRAVPALLAAVVLAVAAPACGAGGDARRAGPGPSTTVARGAEPLGHTPATTAVPYQPLPIPVVIPRDSYAPEPVVEYGTIEIPKIGLVHRMYQGVTLHNIDLGPSHWTGSATPGERGNAVVAGHRSTHSQPFRRVDELAPGDEVVFRVDGVRSTYQVTDSFVVWPEAVWIANQTHEKTATLYACHPPGSEAQRYVVRLGFVSSVPETETA from the coding sequence GTGCGCGAACCGTGGCCGGCCGGTCGACGCCCGGGCCGCGCCGTCCCCGCCCTGCTGGCCGCCGTGGTCCTGGCCGTGGCCGCTCCCGCCTGTGGCGCGGGCGGCGATGCCCGCCGGGCCGGGCCCGGTCCCTCGACCACGGTGGCCCGGGGCGCCGAGCCCCTCGGCCACACCCCGGCCACCACCGCGGTCCCTTACCAGCCGCTCCCCATCCCGGTGGTGATCCCCCGCGACTCCTACGCCCCCGAGCCGGTGGTCGAGTACGGGACCATCGAGATCCCCAAGATCGGGCTCGTGCACCGCATGTACCAGGGCGTCACCCTCCACAACATCGACCTCGGCCCCAGTCACTGGACGGGCTCGGCCACTCCTGGCGAGCGGGGCAACGCAGTGGTCGCCGGCCACCGGTCAACCCACTCCCAGCCCTTCCGGCGGGTCGACGAGCTGGCGCCGGGCGACGAGGTCGTCTTCCGGGTCGACGGGGTGCGCAGCACCTACCAGGTCACCGACAGCTTCGTCGTCTGGCCCGAGGCGGTGTGGATCGCCAACCAGACCCATGAGAAGACGGCGACCCTCTACGCCTGTCACCCCCCTGGGTCCGAGGCCCAGCGCTATGTCGTGCGCCTGGGTTTCGTTTCGTCGGTGCCCGAGACCGAGACCGCCTGA
- a CDS encoding HEAT repeat domain-containing protein yields the protein MSEAADRRRAAAVAGHHGDEPTARRLLADPDAAVRQSALGALVRLGAATAADVAGALADADPGARRRACAAAIALDDLQGRLVELLADDDGSVVEAAAWALGERGEAASAAVPALAAVAASHTDPLCREAAVAALGAIGSPEGLPAILAATGDRPAVRRRAVIALAPFDGPEVEAALAAARSDRDWQVRQAAEDLS from the coding sequence ATGTCCGAGGCTGCCGACCGCCGCCGAGCCGCCGCCGTGGCTGGTCACCACGGCGATGAACCCACGGCCCGGCGCCTGCTGGCCGACCCCGATGCCGCCGTACGCCAGAGCGCGCTAGGTGCCCTGGTCCGCCTGGGGGCCGCCACGGCCGCCGACGTCGCCGGGGCGCTGGCCGACGCCGACCCCGGGGCCCGGCGCCGGGCGTGCGCGGCCGCCATCGCCTTGGACGACCTCCAGGGGCGGCTCGTAGAACTGCTCGCTGACGACGACGGCAGCGTCGTCGAAGCGGCCGCCTGGGCGCTGGGTGAGCGGGGGGAGGCGGCCTCCGCCGCCGTCCCGGCCCTCGCGGCCGTTGCCGCGTCGCACACTGACCCCCTGTGCCGGGAGGCGGCCGTGGCCGCTCTGGGCGCCATAGGGTCCCCTGAGGGGCTGCCCGCCATCCTGGCGGCCACCGGCGACCGGCCCGCGGTCCGGCGCCGGGCGGTCATCGCACTGGCCCCGTTCGACGGTCCCGAGGTCGAGGCCGCGCTGGCCGCGGCCCGCTCCGACCGGGACTGGCAGGTGCGCCAGGCCGCCGAAGACCTCAGCTGA
- a CDS encoding rod shape-determining protein, with translation MARDLAIDLGTANTLVYAKGRGIVLNEPTVIALNVQTHDVLAMGHQAWQMIGRTPGYIQAVRPLRKGAITDFDITQRMIRLLLQRAGLSRFQRPRVLLCVPSAITEVERRAVKEAARQAGAADAQLVAQPMAAAIGAGLPIHEPLGNMVVDIGGGTTETAMISLGGIVALRAIRIGSFDIDASIQAYVRREYGMAIGERTAEEIKLAIGSAAVMDDEVKAEVRGRDLMSGLPKTAILSPEEIREAIDEQVRAIVDSVVDCLGMAPPELAQDLIAQGIHLVGGGGMLAGLDRRLAEETALPVHLVDAPLECVVLGAGKCLEAFESLKSLFMGAEGR, from the coding sequence ATGGCTAGAGACCTGGCCATCGACTTGGGGACGGCCAACACCCTGGTCTACGCCAAGGGCCGCGGGATCGTCCTCAACGAGCCCACAGTCATCGCCCTCAACGTCCAGACCCACGACGTGCTGGCCATGGGCCACCAGGCGTGGCAGATGATCGGTCGTACCCCCGGCTACATCCAGGCCGTCCGCCCGCTCCGCAAGGGCGCCATCACCGACTTCGACATCACCCAGCGGATGATCCGCCTCCTGCTCCAGCGGGCCGGCCTGTCGCGCTTCCAGCGGCCCCGGGTGCTCCTGTGCGTTCCCTCGGCCATCACCGAGGTGGAGCGCCGGGCCGTGAAGGAGGCCGCCCGCCAAGCCGGCGCGGCCGACGCCCAGCTGGTGGCCCAGCCCATGGCGGCCGCCATCGGCGCCGGCCTGCCCATCCACGAGCCCCTGGGCAACATGGTCGTCGACATCGGTGGCGGTACGACCGAGACGGCCATGATCTCGCTCGGGGGGATCGTGGCCTTGCGGGCCATCCGCATCGGCTCGTTCGACATCGACGCCTCGATCCAGGCCTACGTGCGCCGCGAGTACGGGATGGCCATCGGTGAGCGCACGGCCGAGGAGATCAAGCTGGCCATCGGGTCGGCGGCCGTGATGGACGACGAGGTCAAGGCCGAGGTCCGGGGCCGCGACCTCATGAGCGGGCTGCCCAAGACGGCCATCCTGTCGCCCGAGGAGATCCGTGAGGCCATCGACGAGCAGGTGCGGGCCATCGTCGACTCGGTGGTCGACTGCCTGGGCATGGCCCCGCCCGAGCTGGCCCAGGACCTCATCGCCCAGGGCATCCACCTGGTCGGGGGCGGCGGGATGCTGGCCGGCCTCGACCGGCGGCTGGCCGAGGAGACGGCCCTGCCCGTCCACCTGGTGGACGCCCCTCTCGAATGCGTCGTGCTCGGGGCCGGCAAGTGCCTGGAGGCTTTCGAGTCGCTGAAGTCGCTGTTCATGGGGGCCGAGGGGCGCTGA
- a CDS encoding molybdenum cofactor biosynthesis protein MoaE, protein MGQSADARGPDWVGLTDQVLPVAEALSFVAHPASGAVVLFCGTVRDHAEGRSGVSQLHYEAYDEEVGPKLAAIAAEIHRRWPHVRRVVLLHRSGTMVVGEVSVVVVVSAPHRDDAFEAARFGIDTVKSTVPIWKRERWSEGEDWSRCDHPVSELSGTGS, encoded by the coding sequence ATGGGACAGTCGGCTGACGCGCGCGGTCCTGATTGGGTCGGTCTGACCGATCAGGTTCTCCCCGTGGCCGAGGCGCTGAGTTTCGTCGCCCATCCCGCCAGCGGGGCGGTCGTGTTGTTCTGTGGCACGGTGCGCGATCACGCCGAAGGTCGCAGCGGTGTGAGCCAGCTCCACTACGAAGCCTATGACGAGGAAGTGGGGCCCAAGCTGGCCGCGATCGCGGCCGAGATCCACCGGCGCTGGCCCCACGTCCGGCGGGTAGTGCTTCTCCACCGCTCGGGCACCATGGTCGTGGGCGAGGTCTCGGTGGTCGTGGTGGTGTCGGCTCCCCACCGCGACGACGCCTTCGAAGCGGCCCGCTTCGGCATCGACACCGTAAAGTCGACCGTGCCCATTTGGAAGCGCGAGCGGTGGTCGGAAGGGGAGGACTGGTCGCGCTGTGACCACCCTGTGAGCGAGCTGTCGGGCACGGGGAGCTGA
- a CDS encoding trypsin-like peptidase domain-containing protein, producing MEFVESDDGPPFRRPPALDDRVWRHPSELEFAAPTGPRTVTHRTVWAVAIAAAIGASLLSTGLLIGLGAVRTGEQAAERTVTTVGAATPVTAVEQVVAIAERARPGIVQIRANRAGSGVSGSGVIFREDGHLLTNAHVVDSATAITAVLASGRELPARVVGADPDTDTAVLKIDGGPFATTELGTAASLKVGQLAVAMGSPLALAGGPSVTVGVVSALHRTVRTRGGTVTLHDMIQTDAPISPGSSGGALLDGSGRVIGITTAVAVSDVGPEGLGFATPIDVARTVADEIIATGRATHPWLGISGIDLDGATAHDLNLDGAARIVTVVDGGPAALAGIQEGDLVVGLGGRPVKSMGTLVVALRQHRPGDLVAVEVIRDGHKTVLNVVLIERTDAD from the coding sequence ATGGAGTTCGTCGAGTCGGACGACGGACCGCCCTTCCGTCGGCCGCCGGCGCTTGACGACCGGGTATGGCGCCACCCGTCCGAGCTGGAGTTCGCGGCCCCCACAGGCCCCAGAACCGTCACCCACCGCACCGTCTGGGCGGTGGCCATCGCGGCTGCCATCGGGGCCAGCCTCCTCTCGACGGGCCTCCTCATCGGGCTGGGTGCGGTGCGCACCGGCGAGCAGGCGGCCGAGCGCACGGTGACGACCGTAGGGGCGGCCACCCCGGTCACGGCCGTGGAGCAGGTGGTGGCCATCGCCGAGCGGGCCCGGCCGGGGATCGTCCAGATCAGGGCCAACCGGGCCGGGTCGGGGGTCAGCGGGTCAGGGGTGATCTTCCGTGAGGACGGCCACCTGTTGACCAACGCCCACGTGGTCGACAGCGCGACGGCCATCACCGCCGTCCTGGCCAGCGGCCGGGAGCTTCCGGCCCGGGTCGTGGGGGCCGACCCCGATACCGACACGGCCGTCCTGAAGATCGACGGAGGCCCGTTCGCCACCACCGAGCTGGGCACGGCCGCCTCTTTGAAGGTCGGCCAGCTGGCCGTGGCCATGGGCTCGCCCCTGGCGCTGGCCGGGGGCCCGTCGGTCACGGTCGGGGTCGTCAGCGCCCTCCACCGCACGGTCCGCACGCGGGGCGGCACCGTCACCCTCCACGACATGATCCAGACCGACGCCCCCATCTCGCCCGGTTCGTCCGGTGGCGCCCTGCTCGACGGGAGCGGGCGGGTCATCGGGATCACGACGGCCGTGGCGGTCAGCGACGTGGGGCCCGAGGGGCTCGGCTTCGCCACCCCCATCGACGTGGCCCGCACGGTGGCCGACGAGATCATCGCCACCGGCCGGGCGACCCATCCCTGGCTCGGCATATCGGGCATCGACCTCGACGGGGCCACGGCCCACGACCTCAACCTCGACGGCGCGGCCCGCATCGTCACCGTGGTCGACGGTGGCCCCGCGGCCCTCGCGGGCATCCAGGAGGGTGACCTGGTCGTCGGTCTGGGCGGACGACCGGTCAAGTCGATGGGCACGCTGGTGGTGGCCCTCCGCCAGCACCGCCCCGGCGACCTGGTGGCCGTGGAAGTGATCCGCGACGGCCACAAGACCGTCCTCAACGTGGTCCTGATCGAGCGGACCGACGCCGACTGA
- a CDS encoding zinc-dependent metalloprotease, protein MSGSGPPEGNPFEGFPLFGDLARMFASQGPVNWDVARQMSMWIATEGRAQGNVEPMERIRLEELARVADLRVADATGLPTSIAGGVLSVLPVSRGDWALHSLESYRPVLERLAAALGRDKGDDEPGPDPTLAFMGDITKVLRPVMLGLQSGVMLGHLARHSFGQYDLPLPRRPADQLLVNPANMDAFASEWDLPRDDLRMLVCLNEITFHAVLGRQHVRARLLGLLDDFVSRFQVDVDAVEASFGDLDLNDPNALQKALGSPETLLGVVQSPEQEAVRERIEVLLTAVVGYVDHIVETVGQPLIGSYGRLMEAVRRRRADATDGERFAARLLGLELGRAQYERGTAFVRGVVERAGDPGLRRLWESERELPTSAELDAPGLWLARIDLPDD, encoded by the coding sequence ATGAGCGGCTCGGGCCCACCCGAAGGCAACCCTTTCGAGGGGTTCCCCCTCTTCGGCGACCTGGCCCGCATGTTCGCCAGCCAGGGACCGGTCAACTGGGACGTGGCCCGCCAGATGTCCATGTGGATCGCGACCGAGGGCCGGGCCCAGGGCAACGTCGAGCCCATGGAGCGCATCCGCCTCGAGGAACTGGCCCGGGTGGCCGACCTGCGGGTGGCCGACGCCACCGGCCTGCCCACCTCGATCGCCGGCGGCGTGCTGTCGGTCCTGCCCGTGAGCCGGGGCGACTGGGCCCTGCACAGCCTCGAGTCCTACCGGCCCGTCCTCGAACGCCTGGCCGCTGCCCTGGGCCGTGACAAGGGCGACGACGAGCCGGGCCCCGACCCGACGCTGGCGTTCATGGGGGACATCACCAAGGTCCTCAGGCCCGTCATGCTGGGCCTGCAGTCGGGCGTGATGCTCGGCCACCTGGCCCGCCACAGCTTCGGGCAGTACGACCTGCCCCTCCCCCGCCGGCCCGCCGACCAGTTGCTGGTCAACCCGGCCAACATGGACGCCTTCGCCTCCGAGTGGGACCTACCCCGCGACGACCTGCGCATGCTCGTCTGCCTCAACGAGATCACCTTTCACGCCGTCCTGGGGCGCCAGCACGTGCGCGCCCGGCTCCTGGGCCTGCTCGACGACTTCGTGAGCCGCTTCCAGGTCGACGTCGACGCCGTCGAGGCCAGCTTCGGCGACCTCGACCTCAACGACCCCAACGCCCTCCAGAAGGCCCTGGGCAGCCCCGAGACCCTGCTCGGGGTCGTCCAGTCACCCGAACAGGAGGCCGTGCGGGAGCGGATCGAGGTGCTGCTCACGGCCGTGGTCGGCTACGTCGACCACATCGTCGAGACCGTAGGTCAGCCTTTGATCGGGTCCTACGGCCGGCTCATGGAGGCCGTGCGCCGCCGCCGGGCCGATGCCACCGACGGCGAGCGCTTCGCGGCCCGCCTGCTCGGCCTGGAGCTGGGCCGCGCCCAGTACGAACGGGGCACGGCGTTCGTGCGGGGCGTGGTCGAACGGGCCGGCGACCCCGGCCTGCGCCGCCTGTGGGAGTCCGAGCGCGAGTTGCCAACCTCGGCCGAGCTCGACGCCCCGGGCCTGTGGCTGGCCCGCATCGACCTGCCCGACGACTGA
- a CDS encoding HepT-like ribonuclease domain-containing protein, with protein sequence MKGVDPDLLAERAGSVVRHLDRVAAYLPDDPAELRPMTATTDTVVLHLWQAIQVVFDLAVSTCVRAGLGSPSTYAEAFQRLAEAGILVPELAARLGRAAGFRNLLVHGYERLDPVRVHAIARDGPPDLLAFLSCLRDYSPG encoded by the coding sequence ATGAAGGGGGTCGATCCGGACCTTCTGGCCGAGCGCGCCGGATCGGTTGTTCGGCACCTCGACCGGGTCGCGGCTTACCTGCCCGACGACCCGGCCGAGCTTCGGCCGATGACGGCGACGACCGACACCGTCGTACTTCACCTTTGGCAGGCCATCCAGGTGGTGTTCGACCTCGCCGTGTCGACCTGCGTGAGAGCGGGCTTAGGCAGCCCCTCGACCTACGCCGAGGCGTTCCAACGCCTCGCGGAGGCCGGCATCTTGGTGCCTGAGCTCGCTGCGCGACTGGGTCGGGCGGCCGGCTTCCGCAACCTCTTGGTGCACGGCTATGAGCGGCTCGACCCCGTTCGGGTGCACGCCATCGCCCGGGATGGGCCGCCTGATCTGCTTGCCTTCCTGTCCTGCCTGCGGGACTACTCGCCGGGGTAG
- a CDS encoding nucleotidyltransferase domain-containing protein, producing the protein MSPDELARHLSASAVLDDVRLVVLHGSRARGDASDCSDWDVGFLAGPAADVGAIGALVTSAVGSDRVDLVDLASASALLRFRAARDGIALFERRSGELGRFQLEATLFWCDVEPVLRAAHHDLLAALG; encoded by the coding sequence ATGAGCCCCGACGAGCTGGCTCGCCATCTCAGCGCCAGTGCGGTGCTGGACGACGTCCGGCTGGTCGTCCTTCACGGGTCGAGGGCCCGCGGCGACGCGTCCGACTGCTCGGACTGGGACGTCGGATTTCTCGCCGGCCCAGCCGCGGACGTCGGTGCCATCGGTGCGCTCGTGACGTCGGCCGTCGGCTCCGATCGTGTGGACCTGGTCGACTTGGCCTCGGCCAGCGCGCTGCTCCGGTTCCGGGCTGCCCGCGACGGCATCGCGTTGTTCGAGCGGCGGTCCGGCGAGCTGGGGCGTTTTCAGCTCGAAGCGACCTTGTTCTGGTGCGATGTCGAGCCCGTCCTGCGGGCCGCGCACCACGACTTACTGGCGGCACTGGGATGA
- a CDS encoding MFS transporter: protein MTHCLSVAGDTLITLALAGSLFFSISPSAARGRVAAYLLLTMAPFAIIAPLLGPALDRSRGGRRTMLILAAVSRAAVCLSMATHVDSAWVFPEAFALLVLAKAHMITKSALVPATVADNSELVEANSRLAVLSAVTGFVVALPGIAILRIGFLGSPWALRLAAVAFVAAAFAAARIARPPKSHEPIAESPVAKAELHSASIRLSVTAMAVLRAVVGLMTFLVAFAFRREDAPAWWFGAVLATSVVGNFAGAAVAPWLRRHLREERILLGALALVTVTAFFAARAGGLGAIAALAAVLGLAAGAGKLAFDSIVQRDAPDAVRGRTFARFETRFQLVWVVGAAVPVVLTLSASTGMDLIAVASAAAFTTYVGGLAATHRRDVV from the coding sequence GTGACGCACTGCCTCTCGGTGGCCGGGGACACGCTGATCACCCTGGCCCTGGCCGGCTCGCTGTTCTTCTCGATCTCCCCGTCGGCCGCCAGGGGCCGGGTGGCCGCCTACCTGCTGCTGACCATGGCCCCGTTCGCGATCATCGCACCACTGCTGGGCCCGGCCCTCGACCGCAGCCGGGGCGGGCGGCGCACGATGCTGATCCTGGCGGCCGTGAGCCGGGCCGCCGTGTGCCTGTCGATGGCCACCCACGTGGACAGCGCGTGGGTCTTCCCCGAGGCGTTCGCCCTGCTGGTGCTGGCCAAGGCGCACATGATCACCAAGAGTGCCCTGGTGCCGGCCACCGTGGCCGACAACTCCGAGCTGGTGGAGGCCAACTCCCGGCTGGCCGTGCTGTCGGCCGTCACCGGGTTCGTCGTCGCCCTACCCGGCATCGCCATCTTGCGGATCGGCTTCCTGGGCAGCCCGTGGGCGCTGCGCCTGGCCGCCGTCGCGTTCGTGGCGGCTGCTTTCGCGGCCGCCCGCATCGCCCGGCCCCCGAAGTCCCACGAACCGATCGCCGAGTCGCCGGTGGCCAAGGCCGAGTTGCACTCGGCCAGCATCCGCCTGTCGGTCACGGCCATGGCCGTGCTGCGAGCCGTGGTCGGGCTGATGACCTTCCTGGTGGCCTTCGCCTTCCGGCGCGAGGACGCCCCGGCGTGGTGGTTCGGGGCGGTCCTGGCCACCAGCGTCGTCGGCAACTTCGCGGGCGCGGCCGTCGCCCCGTGGCTGCGCCGCCACCTGCGCGAGGAACGGATCCTGCTCGGGGCTCTGGCCCTGGTCACGGTCACGGCCTTCTTCGCCGCCCGGGCGGGCGGCCTGGGGGCGATCGCCGCCCTGGCCGCGGTCCTCGGCCTGGCCGCCGGGGCCGGCAAGCTGGCCTTCGACAGCATCGTGCAGCGCGACGCTCCCGACGCTGTGCGGGGCCGCACGTTCGCCCGGTTCGAGACCCGGTTCCAGCTCGTGTGGGTCGTGGGGGCGGCTGTCCCCGTGGTCCTGACGCTGTCGGCCAGCACCGGGATGGACCTCATCGCGGTGGCTTCGGCCGCCGCCTTCACCACCTACGTCGGCGGCCTGGCCGCGACACACCGCCGCGACGTGGTCTGA
- a CDS encoding Ppx/GppA phosphatase family protein — MRIAALDLGTNSFHLLVVDAHADGTFAPLAKEKEMLRLGDGVAREGRVPEADARRAVATVARFRSLAETAGSDEIVAFATSAIREADNGAELVDRIRAEAGVEVRVISGTEEARLIFEAVRASIVIDPGPALAFDLGGGSLEVMVGDRQGLQWSQSVKLGVARLTAELVRGDPPSAGDVRRLRERYTAGLAPLAAEVAPRQPSMVIGTSGTLATLARMAAARRSGTVPVSVNQLSFTRDEATVLHEQILSMPAAARGRLPGLDAGRADIIPTGTIFLLTAMELFGFEEITVCEWALREGIVLDAIGHHDAAEWSGDPRAIRRASVLELARRCNWDEVHSRQVARLAVDLFDQTLALHGLGPADREVLEHAGLLHDIGAHVSNESHHKHTAYLIQHGRLRGFSPEEVAALAALGRFHRGSDPRVSREPLASLSPEWQQTVPKLAALLRLADGLDRSRSGGVEVVRADLNGSRVKLSVESSADVDVDIWGARRKRELFEKLFDRRLEVLAG; from the coding sequence ATGCGGATCGCCGCTCTGGACCTCGGCACGAACTCCTTCCACCTCCTGGTGGTTGACGCCCACGCGGACGGCACGTTCGCTCCCCTGGCCAAGGAGAAGGAGATGCTGCGCCTTGGTGACGGGGTCGCCCGGGAGGGCCGAGTGCCCGAGGCCGACGCCCGCCGGGCGGTGGCCACCGTGGCCCGGTTCAGGTCATTGGCCGAGACGGCCGGCTCGGACGAGATCGTGGCCTTCGCCACCAGCGCCATCCGCGAGGCCGACAACGGCGCCGAGCTGGTCGACCGCATCCGGGCCGAGGCCGGGGTGGAGGTCCGGGTGATCTCGGGCACCGAGGAGGCCCGGCTCATCTTCGAGGCCGTGCGGGCCAGCATCGTGATCGACCCCGGGCCGGCCCTGGCCTTCGACCTCGGAGGCGGGAGCCTGGAGGTCATGGTCGGTGACCGCCAGGGCCTGCAGTGGTCCCAGAGCGTGAAGCTGGGGGTGGCCCGCCTGACGGCCGAGCTGGTCAGAGGCGACCCGCCGTCGGCCGGCGACGTGCGCCGGTTGCGCGAGCGCTACACGGCCGGCCTGGCCCCCCTGGCTGCCGAGGTGGCCCCCCGGCAGCCGTCCATGGTCATCGGCACCAGCGGCACCCTGGCCACCCTGGCCCGGATGGCGGCCGCCCGGCGGTCGGGCACCGTCCCGGTGTCGGTGAACCAGCTGAGCTTCACCCGCGACGAGGCCACGGTGCTGCACGAGCAGATCCTCTCGATGCCCGCCGCCGCTCGGGGGCGGCTGCCCGGGTTGGACGCCGGGCGGGCCGACATCATCCCCACGGGCACGATCTTCCTGCTCACGGCCATGGAGCTGTTCGGCTTCGAGGAGATCACCGTCTGCGAGTGGGCGCTGCGGGAAGGGATCGTGCTCGATGCCATAGGCCACCACGACGCCGCCGAGTGGAGCGGCGACCCGCGTGCCATCCGCCGGGCCTCGGTGCTGGAGCTGGCCCGCCGGTGCAACTGGGACGAGGTCCACAGCCGCCAGGTGGCCCGGCTGGCCGTGGACCTCTTCGACCAGACCCTGGCCCTGCACGGCCTTGGCCCGGCCGACCGGGAGGTCCTCGAACACGCCGGCCTCCTGCACGACATCGGCGCCCACGTGTCCAACGAGTCCCACCACAAGCACACCGCCTACCTGATCCAGCACGGCCGCCTCCGGGGTTTCTCCCCCGAGGAGGTGGCCGCCCTGGCCGCCCTAGGCCGGTTCCACCGGGGCAGCGACCCCCGGGTGTCCAGGGAACCGCTGGCCTCGCTCAGTCCCGAGTGGCAGCAGACGGTTCCCAAGCTGGCCGCCCTGCTGCGCCTGGCCGACGGCCTGGACCGAAGCCGCTCGGGCGGCGTGGAGGTGGTGCGCGCCGATCTCAACGGGAGCAGGGTCAAGCTGTCGGTGGAGTCCTCGGCCGACGTGGACGTCGACATCTGGGGTGCCCGGCGCAAGCGGGAGCTGTTCGAGAAGCTGTTCGACCGCCGCCTGGAGGTCCTGGCCGGCTGA
- a CDS encoding phosphoglycerate mutase family protein has translation MALYLVRHAKAGDRRDWSPDDHLRPLSPKGQAQAVALADLLAGSGAVRVLSSPFVRCVQTVEVLAGRLGLKVEEHDALAEGAWAAAAADLAREVAARGPGVLCSHGDVIPSLLYHLQQADGLRLEGDRGMKCAKGSTWALDLGPDDRFVRGVYLPPPA, from the coding sequence ATGGCCCTCTACCTCGTCCGCCACGCCAAGGCCGGCGACCGTCGGGACTGGTCGCCCGACGACCACCTCCGGCCCCTGAGCCCCAAGGGCCAGGCCCAGGCCGTTGCCCTGGCCGACCTGCTGGCCGGGAGCGGGGCCGTCCGGGTGCTGTCCAGCCCGTTCGTACGCTGTGTCCAGACGGTCGAGGTGCTGGCCGGCCGGCTGGGGTTGAAGGTGGAAGAGCACGACGCCCTCGCCGAAGGAGCCTGGGCGGCGGCCGCCGCCGACCTGGCCCGGGAGGTGGCGGCCCGGGGGCCGGGGGTGCTGTGCTCGCACGGCGACGTGATCCCCTCGCTGCTCTACCACCTCCAGCAGGCCGACGGCTTGCGCCTGGAGGGGGACAGGGGGATGAAGTGCGCCAAGGGGTCGACCTGGGCCCTCGACCTCGGGCCTGACGACCGGTTCGTACGGGGGGTCTACCTCCCCCCTCCCGCGTAG
- a CDS encoding NUDIX hydrolase: MNPGRTVRAAGGVVWRRGPGGGVEVLLVHRPRYDDWTLPKGKLAAGEDDRAGALREVWEETGLHCELGTELATSHYVDAQGRPKTVRYWAMRPGEGQFHANAEVDRLRWISLPAARAALTYDRDREVIDSLYEAVPE; encoded by the coding sequence ATGAACCCGGGCCGGACGGTCCGGGCCGCGGGCGGCGTGGTGTGGCGGCGGGGGCCCGGAGGCGGCGTCGAGGTGCTGCTGGTGCACCGCCCCCGTTACGACGACTGGACCCTCCCCAAGGGCAAGCTGGCGGCCGGGGAGGACGACCGCGCCGGCGCCCTGCGTGAGGTGTGGGAGGAGACCGGACTGCACTGCGAGCTGGGAACGGAGCTGGCCACCAGTCACTACGTCGACGCCCAGGGCCGGCCCAAGACGGTCCGCTACTGGGCCATGAGGCCCGGCGAAGGCCAGTTCCACGCCAATGCCGAGGTGGACCGCCTGCGCTGGATCAGCCTGCCGGCGGCCCGGGCGGCGCTGACCTACGACCGCGACCGGGAGGTGATCGACTCCCTCTACGAGGCTGTGCCGGAGTAG